The genomic DNA AAGCATCAAAACGTTGCCAATGATCTCTCGTAGTCAGCTACAATGAACTGTTTGCCCTTTTGAATGACCTTGTGGCCTTCGCTCTCAAGAAGCTTCCTTTGCGCTAAAGCTCCACCCGGGTACTTTTCGTTGATGACTCCGCCAGCCCTCAAAGTGCGCCAGTAGGGCAATACACTCTTCTCGCCCTTCTGCTTCTGCTCTTCCGCCGCGTTGGCTGCAACCCAAGCGAAAATACCCGTAGTAATCGGGCAGCCGATCGAAGCCTTGTGCTTCTTCGCTAGAGCTACGCGAATCTCGTTGATGGTGGTGATTTTGCCCTTGGGCACTTGTCTCATGAGTTTGTCGACTTCGATGGGCGCTGGAATGACCACCGTGCCTGCGCCCCAGCGTTTGCTCATTTTGTCAGTGATCTTTTCCACTTTTGGCAGGTCCTTGCTGTCATGCAGTTTTTCAGCCCAGCTTTTTTTCGTTGGCATTTTGTCCACCTTGTCGATGGCTAGAATGTCAGGCTGAATTTGAACAGGGCGAAGCCGATTAGTCCAAGTATTATTGCGATGGCTGCGAATATGATGACCGCTAGCAGTGAGATGGCAAGAGCCTTCAGCCATCCGCAGTCGAAAAAGTATTTCACAATCACCAGCCACAGAATCAACTGGATGATTGAAGCAATGAAACCGGTGAAGAAGGCGCCAAAAAGAGTTCCAACCACTATGCCAACAACAACTATCCAGATTGCATCTGTAAGCTTAGCTTTCTCCTTGCCGACAATTGCTCTTCCTGAGAGCCAGAGAACCGGCGAGAGTATTAAGATGTTTACGACGATGTGAATTGCGAGCCAATCTAAGTTGACAGCCAACTTCAGTTTTCTCCTTTGCTCCAATCTTTGGCTTAGCGAGTTATGAGACTAAGTTAATAACGCTTTTGAGCCACTACGAGACTAGGCGTAAAACGGGCTACCTCGCAAAGTATTCTTTGAGAGGGGTCCAGTAGAAGTCGATCCATCCTTGCTCTACGTCTTTCGCCTGACTCGCTGGCACATCAGAGTGTGCCATAACTATTTGAGTGCCGCCTTCAGCTTTCCTGAAAGTCAACTCTAATCTCGAAGAGGCATAGCCTCGCGGCCATTCCGTTGTCTTCCATTCTTGAACTATTCTCTTTCCTTTATCCAACTCCAAATTCTTTCCAAAAATGTAACCGTCCCACGCTGTGAACTTGCCGCCTACTTCCGGGTTGCAGGTGGCCTTGCTGCCGGTGAAGGCGCTATGTTTTCCAGCATTCATGAAAGCTTCATAAACCTCTTCAGGTGAAGCTGAGACAACTACGGTCTGTTTGATCGTCTTAACTTTCGTTTCGATTTGGCCTCCGTCAGCATCAAAAGCATCTGTAAGAATGCTGTAGGCAATAAGGTCTCCTATCACGTATGGTTGCCATTGTTAACAGGTCGTGAAATGCTCTTAATAGCCGCCTTGTTCAAATGCCATTGCATCCTGAAAGGAGCGAATTGCGCGTGAAGCTACTCCTAGATGAAATGTACACTGGATTAAAGGAATATCTGCAGGCTCTAGGTTGGGATGTGGTAACGGTTCACGATGCCAACTTGGCTGGAGCCAGCGACAGAAAGATTGTTGAGTATGCTGAAAGGAACGGACTGCTGCTCGTGACACAGGATGAAAAACACGCTGATTTAGCCAGCTTGCGACATGTTCCCTGCGTGCTCATTTCAAAAACTATGCTCACGAAAATGATAGATGCCGAGTTAAGAAAAACCCAAACTTCAGGCGTGGCTGAAATCAAAATGAAGCCATCTCGCATTTTTGACCCAGCACATATTGCTGTGTTAGAATCAGAAGACCGTAAGATGTGGCAGAACCCGGACGAGATACTAGCTGGCGTCGAGCTTCGACCGAATTGGGTTGCTGTGGATTTGGGTTGCGGCAGTGGGTATTTCACCGTGCCGCTTTCCAATAAGGTCAAGAGAGTTCTAGCAATTGATGTTCAGAAAGAAATGCTGGACTTCCTTAAGAACAAGATAAGACAGCTCAAGATCAAGAACATAAAACTACTGCTTTCTCAACCCAATGAAATCCCTGTTGGGGACAACAGCGTTGATTTCTTAATGTCAGTTAACGCGCTTCACGAGTTTGATGCCAGAGACAAGATGACCGAAGAAATGAGACGGGTCCTTAAGAAAGGCGGAAAGCTGCTTGTTGTTGACTTCAAAAAAGAGGACACGGGTTTCGGTCCACCAGTCAGTATAAGAGTTAGTAAGGAAAGGGCTGTCAGAGTTTTTGAGAAAAGAGGTTTCAGGCTGTCAAAAACCAAGGATTTGCCTTATCATTATGTGCTGGTTTTCGTTAAGGCTTAATGTTGACTCTGCGTTCATAAAATACATAGCTTGCGTTTCCGAATCTTTTTTGGATGTTAGATGCGTCAGATTATCCGAACCAAGCAATCTGGTCAAATTCTAGGCAGCATTCTTTGCCTCCTCGGCTTTGTAGCGTTGCTGCTGGTTTTCTGGAAAGCTTGGCCCAGTGCTTCGGGTTCCGCCGATGTATTTTCAGCGCTTTGGTCTCAAGTTCTCAACGGGCAGATAAATCTTGGGTCGCTTCTAGTCTTGAAACTGGTCTACTTGATGATAGGGGGATCTGCTCTCTTAATTTTGGGAATAGCGGTGTTGGCTTTGAGTCGTCAGATTTTCTACGTTTCGGGCGAATCCACTTTAATCCAGTGCCCGTACTGCAGAAATCAATGGAAGGCTAGGCGAGCCATGGGCTGGGCTGAATGCCCATTCTGCCGCAAATTCATTCATCCACAAACTGTAAAG from Candidatus Bathyarchaeia archaeon includes the following:
- a CDS encoding DUF5615 family PIN-like protein; translation: MKLLLDEMYTGLKEYLQALGWDVVTVHDANLAGASDRKIVEYAERNGLLLVTQDEKHADLASLRHVPCVLISKTMLTKMIDAELRKTQTSGVAEIKMKPSRIFDPAHIAVLESEDRKMWQNPDEILAGVELRPNWVAVDLGCGSGYFTVPLSNKVKRVLAIDVQKEMLDFLKNKIRQLKIKNIKLLLSQPNEIPVGDNSVDFLMSVNALHEFDARDKMTEEMRRVLKKGGKLLVVDFKKEDTGFGPPVSIRVSKERAVRVFEKRGFRLSKTKDLPYHYVLVFVKA
- a CDS encoding SRPBCC domain-containing protein codes for the protein MIGDLIAYSILTDAFDADGGQIETKVKTIKQTVVVSASPEEVYEAFMNAGKHSAFTGSKATCNPEVGGKFTAWDGYIFGKNLELDKGKRIVQEWKTTEWPRGYASSRLELTFRKAEGGTQIVMAHSDVPASQAKDVEQGWIDFYWTPLKEYFAR